The Ictalurus punctatus breed USDA103 chromosome 9, Coco_2.0, whole genome shotgun sequence genome contains a region encoding:
- the prph2la gene encoding photoreceptor outer segment membrane glycoprotein 2, producing the protein MAVLRVRFTKTQRDRLAQVLWLLNWISVVTGLILFSLGLFLKVEINKRREVMARQEVHSVPDMLIAVGLIACVINFVGGKICYDCVDTNRFLRWKLVMLPYIICTFFFTLCVLVGAIMCYTMHEELKESLAHGLKDAIRYYKDTDTPGRCFLKSTVDLLQLQFQCCGNAGHRDWFQIQWISTRYLDMSKREVVDRLHSNVEGKYLVDGVPFSCCNFNSPRPCIQYQITNNSAHFNYNYQTEELNLWSKGCHQALVEYFTYIMHSIGLIVLLIWLFELSVLTGVRYLQTALENVLLQGDPESESEGWLLKNSFAETARSSFNIIKNLGKCNQIEAENGDPNVNRPSIAHYGPDNVPTKQIPVVS; encoded by the exons ATGGCTGTTCTACGAGTAAGATTCACTAAAACCCAGAGGGACAGGCTTGCCCAGGTGCTATGGTTGCTGAACTGGATCTCGGTGGTGACGGGCCTCATCCTATTCAGTCTGGGCCTTTTCCTAAAAGTGGAGATCAACAAGAGGAGGGAGGTAATGGCTAGGCAGGAAGTTCATTCTGTACCAGATATGCTAATTGCAGTGGGGCTGATAGCTTGTGTGATAAATTTTGTTGGAGGAAAGATCTGCTATGACTGTGTAGACACCAACAGGTTCTTGCGCTGGAAGCTTGTGATGCTCCCTTATATAATTTGCACATTCTTCTTCACCCTATGTGTGCTGGTCGGTGCAATAATGTGCTACACCATGCATGAGGAACTGAAGGAATCCCTAGCACACGGCCTAAAAGATGCTATACGCTACTATAAAGATACAGACACACCAGGCCGTTGCTTCCTTAAAAGCACTGTTGACCTGCTGCAGCTCCAGTTTCAGTGTTGCGGTAATGCAGGCCACAGGGACTGGTTCCAGATTCAGTGGATCAGCACTCGCTACCTCGAcatgtccaagcgggaagtggtGGA CCGTTTACACAGCAATGTGGAAGGAAAGTACTTGGTTGATGGGGTACCTTTCAGCTGCTGTAACTTCAACTCACCTCGACCATGCATTCAGTATCAAATCACCAACAACTCAGCCCACTTTAACTACAACTACCAGACAGAGGAGCTCAACTTATGGAGTAAAGGCTGTCACCAAGCTTTGGTGGAATATTTCACCTACATAATGCACTCAATCGGCCTTATTGTCCTTCTCATCTGGCTATTTGAG CTCTCTGTACTCACTGGTGTCCGGTACTTGCAAACAGCCCTGGAAAATGTGCTGCTTCAAGGAGACCCCGAGTCTGAATCAGAAGGATGGCTGCTGAAGAACAGCTTTGCAGAAACTGCACGCTCTAGCTTCAACATCATAAAAAACCTGGGCAAGTGCAATCAAATTGAGGCTGAAAATGGGGACCCCAATGTAAACAGGCCATCCATAGCACACTACGGTCCTGATAACGTTCCTACAAAGCAAATACCTGTGGTCAGTTAA